In Treponema vincentii, a single window of DNA contains:
- the rsmH gene encoding 16S rRNA (cytosine(1402)-N(4))-methyltransferase RsmH — translation MNFIHTPVLLQECLELLAPETSDPLLIDGTLGEGGHSEAFLTHFPQLKVIGIDADPAIQAKAKVRLAPFGERMQFFLGWSDAFFDAYPQNTPAPSLILFDLGISLFHYMESKRGFSFSAAEPLDMRINPNESLTAADIVNTYSEKKLADLLYLYAEERFSRPIARAIVAERENRPFTEARQLSETVFHAVPVRFRHGPIHPATKTFQALRIAVNSELDRLPRLLEKAFACLAAEGKMGVISFHSLEDRIVKNFFRDLAKSCICPPEMPICTCGGVPRAALLTKKPVGPSAEETAGNAPSRSARLRVIKKLSLRRS, via the coding sequence ATGAACTTTATACACACACCGGTTTTATTACAAGAATGCCTGGAATTACTTGCTCCGGAAACATCCGATCCGCTTCTTATCGACGGAACATTAGGCGAAGGCGGCCACAGTGAGGCCTTTTTAACTCACTTTCCACAGTTAAAAGTTATCGGTATCGATGCCGACCCTGCCATTCAAGCAAAGGCAAAAGTACGGCTTGCCCCATTCGGCGAACGTATGCAATTTTTTTTAGGCTGGTCGGATGCTTTTTTCGATGCTTATCCTCAAAATACACCTGCCCCATCGCTCATATTATTTGATCTCGGTATTTCTCTTTTCCATTATATGGAATCAAAGCGCGGTTTTTCATTCAGCGCCGCCGAACCGCTCGATATGCGTATCAACCCGAATGAATCGCTAACAGCCGCCGACATTGTAAACACCTACAGCGAAAAAAAACTCGCGGATCTACTGTACCTCTATGCGGAAGAACGGTTTTCGCGGCCGATCGCTCGTGCTATTGTCGCGGAACGGGAAAACCGTCCCTTTACGGAAGCGCGACAGTTAAGCGAAACCGTATTCCATGCGGTTCCCGTCCGCTTCAGACACGGCCCCATACATCCGGCAACCAAGACGTTCCAAGCCCTACGGATTGCCGTGAACAGCGAGCTTGACCGGCTGCCGCGCCTGTTGGAAAAAGCCTTTGCATGCCTTGCGGCAGAGGGCAAAATGGGCGTTATCTCTTTTCACTCGCTGGAAGATCGTATCGTTAAAAATTTTTTTAGAGACCTTGCAAAAAGCTGTATTTGCCCGCCTGAAATGCCGATATGTACATGTGGAGGCGTGCCCCGTGCAGCTTTGCTTACGAAAAAACCGGTCGGCCCCTCTGCCGAAGAGACAGCCGGTAACGCACCGTCCCGCAGCGCCCGGCTTCGTGTTATAAAAAAGCTCTCTTTGAGGAGGTCATAA
- a CDS encoding cell division protein FtsL, with translation MKHLLAFILTVSIPCLFFLTVKQSQVYNTLEREVNAYNDEQNRLIAENKRKISAISILSKPQRIEKIAVEELDMHKADSSQIIRVSLDKEKKG, from the coding sequence ATGAAGCACTTGTTAGCATTCATCCTTACCGTGAGTATTCCTTGTTTATTTTTCTTAACCGTCAAACAATCGCAGGTCTACAATACACTGGAACGTGAGGTAAACGCATATAACGATGAGCAGAATCGCCTGATTGCAGAAAATAAACGGAAGATTTCGGCTATTTCCATCCTCTCAAAACCGCAGCGGATAGAAAAAATTGCCGTCGAAGAATTGGATATGCACAAAGCAGATTCCTCGCAGATTATCCGCGTCTCCTTGGATAAGGAAAAGAAGGGATAG
- a CDS encoding UDP-N-acetylmuramoyl-tripeptide--D-alanyl-D-alanine ligase, with product MLLGWEALCTAVAGTFICNYSPYAGFDSVTTDSRTVNPHALFIPLRGTQQDGHRYIEHALRQGADCIIADAAHLDVHDNTQHIIALCKRYEASCIRVEHTLKALQDAAAAYLERFPQLLKIGVTGSNGKTTTKELLASIFAQEYRTVKNEGNLNSETGLPLSVFTVTKEHEVGIFELGMNRKGEIAELAAVLKPNIAVITNIGTAHIGMLGSKDAIAHEKKQIFSCFDENSVGFVPDKDEYTAFLQEVPHGKTFTYSAAPDAYTLEGLSGTEIRYKGENIRLPLPGIHNVQNAFAAIAVAEYCNIPLRSIKAGIENMQALFGRSQIIRGSVTYLLDCYNANPDSMNAGLALCANIAVNGKKIYVLASMKELGAKSAEAHRAVCAAAFASDADALFFFGEEMCKAAVEQNKTSNKPFFCFRESDANKLRDTLDSLLKRNDFVFLKGSRSLQLEQFESILQKERV from the coding sequence ATGTTATTGGGTTGGGAGGCTCTCTGCACGGCAGTCGCAGGCACATTCATTTGCAATTATTCTCCTTATGCGGGCTTCGATTCCGTTACGACAGACAGCAGAACTGTGAATCCCCATGCCCTTTTTATTCCGCTGCGAGGTACACAGCAAGACGGGCACCGTTATATCGAACATGCCCTGCGGCAAGGAGCAGATTGTATTATTGCCGACGCAGCACACCTCGACGTCCACGATAACACTCAGCATATTATTGCTCTCTGCAAAAGATATGAAGCCTCCTGTATCCGCGTTGAACATACGCTGAAGGCATTGCAGGACGCCGCCGCCGCTTATCTGGAGCGATTTCCACAGCTTCTTAAAATCGGAGTAACCGGTTCAAACGGTAAAACAACGACGAAAGAACTGCTTGCCTCTATCTTTGCACAGGAATACCGCACTGTAAAAAATGAGGGTAACCTCAATTCGGAAACAGGACTGCCGCTCTCGGTGTTCACCGTAACGAAAGAACATGAAGTGGGCATTTTTGAGCTTGGTATGAACCGGAAGGGAGAAATTGCGGAGCTTGCCGCAGTCCTGAAACCGAACATTGCCGTTATCACCAATATCGGCACCGCGCATATCGGGATGCTCGGTTCCAAAGATGCCATTGCTCACGAGAAAAAACAAATATTTTCCTGTTTTGATGAAAACTCAGTCGGCTTTGTCCCCGATAAGGACGAATATACGGCTTTCTTACAAGAAGTACCGCACGGGAAAACCTTTACCTACAGTGCAGCTCCCGACGCCTATACCCTCGAAGGGCTTTCAGGTACAGAGATCCGGTATAAGGGAGAAAACATCCGTTTACCACTCCCGGGAATCCATAACGTACAAAATGCCTTTGCCGCGATTGCCGTTGCGGAATACTGCAATATCCCGCTGCGATCAATAAAAGCAGGCATCGAAAACATGCAGGCACTATTTGGAAGGTCGCAAATTATCCGCGGATCGGTAACCTACCTGCTCGATTGCTATAACGCCAATCCCGATTCTATGAATGCGGGGCTTGCACTGTGTGCGAATATTGCAGTAAACGGCAAGAAGATTTATGTACTTGCCTCGATGAAAGAACTGGGTGCAAAATCAGCGGAAGCACATCGCGCCGTATGTGCGGCAGCTTTTGCCTCCGATGCCGATGCGTTATTTTTTTTCGGTGAAGAGATGTGTAAAGCAGCCGTCGAACAAAATAAAACTTCAAATAAGCCTTTTTTCTGCTTTAGAGAATCCGATGCAAATAAACTCCGCGATACCTTAGATAGTCTATTAAAACGGAACGATTTTGTGTTTCTAAAGGGATCCCGAAGCCTTCAACTGGAGCAGTTTGAATCTATTCTGCAAAAGGAGCGGGTATGA